In Helicobacter bilis, a genomic segment contains:
- a CDS encoding alanine dehydrogenase, translating to MIIGIPKEIMNHEHRVGLVPSDVALLQQSSTNHTIYVEDGLGSSIGYTNKDYERAGAKIVSNAKKIWEDSELIVKCKEPIESEFKYLRNDMILYSFLDLACSKELATALVESRITSICGETIAGPKGNYPVLAAMSEVTGKFAAQHAATLLATNYGGRGVLIGGCAGVAPAKAVVVGGGAVGMNAARILVGMGADVSVLDIDTQKIANHPLTLENRIKVLYANEDSITQALSGADILIGAVLVTATATPKVITREHLRLMNKGGVVLDVSVDLGGCIETSRQTTHDDPTYVEEGLIHYGVPNIPGVIARTSSITYSYESLPYVQCIANKGWREMLKMPGAIGGLNAYDGKIALESVAKSFSLPYIDTKSVL from the coding sequence ATGATTATTGGTATTCCAAAAGAGATTATGAATCACGAGCATAGAGTGGGGCTTGTGCCAAGTGATGTGGCATTATTACAACAATCAAGCACAAATCACACTATTTATGTAGAAGATGGCTTAGGTAGCAGCATAGGCTATACAAATAAGGATTATGAAAGAGCAGGGGCAAAGATTGTCTCAAATGCTAAGAAAATATGGGAAGATTCTGAACTGATTGTAAAATGTAAAGAGCCTATTGAATCTGAGTTTAAATATCTGAGAAACGATATGATTCTGTATAGCTTCCTTGATCTTGCTTGCTCCAAAGAGCTTGCAACTGCGTTGGTAGAATCTAGGATTACTTCAATATGTGGTGAGACGATAGCCGGACCAAAGGGGAATTATCCCGTATTAGCGGCGATGAGTGAAGTAACAGGTAAGTTTGCCGCACAGCATGCTGCGACATTGCTTGCTACAAACTATGGCGGTCGGGGTGTGCTTATTGGCGGTTGTGCTGGTGTAGCCCCTGCGAAAGCGGTGGTTGTCGGTGGCGGTGCGGTAGGTATGAACGCAGCACGGATACTAGTAGGCATGGGTGCTGATGTAAGTGTGCTTGACATTGATACGCAAAAGATAGCAAACCACCCACTTACACTAGAGAATAGAATCAAGGTGCTATACGCAAATGAAGATTCTATAACACAGGCATTAAGCGGAGCAGACATACTCATCGGTGCGGTTTTAGTAACTGCGACGGCTACCCCAAAGGTTATCACAAGAGAGCATTTAAGACTTATGAATAAAGGTGGTGTCGTGCTAGATGTGTCTGTGGATCTTGGCGGCTGCATTGAGACTTCAAGGCAGACAACGCATGATGATCCAACCTATGTTGAAGAGGGCTTAATCCATTATGGTGTGCCAAATATACCCGGCGTGATTGCACGAACTTCAAGTATTACCTACTCTTATGAGTCTCTGCCCTATGTGCAATGTATCGCAAATAAAGGTTGGAGAGAAATGCTAAAAATGCCCGGTGCAATCGGTGGCTTAAATGCTTATGATGGTAAAATCGCCTTAGAATCTGTGGCAAAAAGCTTTTCATTACCCTACATTGACACAAAAAGTGTGCTGTAA
- a CDS encoding DMT family transporter, with translation MQNTIKDSINSKDSVNTGHTRTLAWTFLIIAILLEVGGVAMLNAIPLWLEPFSSDGVVDIASVEVAPPMIAKAVMLSMIAASYYCMSLALRKIALGVAYSVWEIVGMIGILFISFLFFPPNLTIKEYIGIAVGFVGIICVILGEEQH, from the coding sequence ATGCAGAATACAATAAAAGATTCTATAAATTCAAAAGATTCGGTAAATACAGGGCACACTCGCACACTCGCATGGACTTTTTTGATTATTGCGATTTTGCTTGAAGTTGGTGGTGTGGCTATGCTAAATGCTATCCCTTTATGGCTTGAGCCTTTTAGTAGTGATGGTGTTGTAGATATTGCTTCTGTGGAAGTAGCCCCGCCAATGATAGCAAAAGCTGTTATGCTAAGCATGATCGCGGCTTCATATTACTGCATGTCTCTTGCCTTGCGTAAAATCGCCTTAGGCGTGGCATATTCTGTGTGGGAGATTGTAGGTATGATTGGAATCTTATTTATATCCTTTCTCTTTTTCCCACCAAATCTCACAATAAAAGAATATATAGGCATAGCAGTTGGCTTTGTGGGCATTATATGTGTGATTCTAGGCGAAGAACAGCATTAA
- a CDS encoding D-alanine--D-alanine ligase translates to MNLSIIFGGISYEHEISIVSAITMAQKLGKNIKITHFIFLDSNHDFYLIESSNMKSKYFSSLAYKQAKKIEIGVGGFYESGFLGKKKMLNTGLLLNLIHGGDGEDGVLSGLFDFYKIAYIGPRLEASILSYNKRLTKLYAKECGVETLPYYVLKRNETCEIPFELPYIIKPTCLGSSIGVCVVEDQTKLSYGLDCAFEFSNEVIMEPFKKGIKEYNLAGTKVNGEFILSLIEEPVKKDLLGFEDKYLDFSRTEEIKNAEITESLTKNLHEAFKKIYNTTFEGALIRCDFFVSSDKIYLNEINPIPGSMANYLFSDFESVLEKIATSLPRKHAININYQYINQIQSAKGK, encoded by the coding sequence TTGAATCTTAGCATTATTTTTGGCGGTATAAGTTATGAGCATGAGATAAGCATTGTAAGTGCTATTACTATGGCACAAAAACTTGGTAAAAACATTAAAATCACACATTTTATTTTTCTTGATTCTAATCATGATTTCTACCTTATAGAATCTAGCAATATGAAGTCAAAATATTTCAGCAGCCTAGCCTATAAACAAGCTAAAAAGATTGAGATCGGTGTGGGTGGATTCTATGAATCTGGCTTTTTAGGTAAGAAAAAAATGCTAAATACAGGCTTACTGCTTAATCTCATACACGGCGGTGATGGCGAAGATGGTGTATTATCTGGCTTATTTGACTTTTATAAAATCGCCTACATTGGACCACGACTTGAGGCTAGCATATTAAGCTATAACAAGAGATTAACAAAGCTTTATGCAAAAGAATGCGGTGTTGAAACACTTCCCTACTATGTGTTAAAGCGAAATGAGACTTGCGAGATTCCATTTGAACTGCCCTATATCATTAAGCCCACATGTCTTGGCAGCTCTATTGGCGTATGCGTAGTTGAAGATCAAACAAAGCTTTCTTATGGGCTTGATTGTGCGTTTGAGTTTAGCAATGAAGTCATTATGGAGCCATTTAAAAAGGGGATAAAAGAGTATAATTTGGCTGGAACAAAGGTAAATGGCGAGTTTATCTTATCGCTTATTGAAGAACCAGTGAAAAAAGATTTATTAGGATTTGAGGATAAATATTTAGATTTTTCTAGGACTGAAGAGATTAAAAATGCAGAAATTACAGAATCTTTAACAAAGAATTTGCATGAAGCATTCAAAAAAATCTATAATACAACATTTGAGGGTGCGCTTATACGATGTGATTTTTTCGTATCTAGTGATAAAATCTATCTAAACGAGATTAATCCAATCCCTGGTAGCATGGCAAACTATCTTTTCTCTGATTTTGAATCCGTGCTAGAAAAGATCGCCACTTCCCTGCCAAGAAAACATGCCATTAACATAAACTATCAATATATTAATCAAATCCAAAGCGCAAAAGGGAAGTAA
- a CDS encoding c-type cytochrome: MRKMLPLMVIVGLGSVAFAASDPAAIIAKQCKTCHGAKMEKSYLNKTAVVKNLSSDEIKKDLLEYKAGKLNRYKMGAQMKAQTAKLSEEDIEALAKYIPTIK; encoded by the coding sequence ATGAGAAAGATGTTACCATTGATGGTTATTGTAGGTTTAGGTAGTGTTGCATTTGCGGCGAGTGATCCAGCTGCAATCATTGCAAAGCAATGTAAAACTTGCCATGGTGCAAAAATGGAAAAGTCTTATCTTAATAAGACAGCTGTTGTAAAAAATCTAAGCAGCGATGAAATTAAAAAAGACTTACTTGAGTATAAAGCAGGTAAGCTTAATCGCTACAAAATGGGCGCTCAAATGAAAGCTCAAACTGCAAAGCTTAGTGAAGAAGATATTGAAGCATTAGCAAAATATATCCCCACAATAAAATAA
- the metG gene encoding methionine--tRNA ligase: MKKLLTTPIYYVNDVPHIGHAYTTILADVMKKYWTLRGDDVFFLTGTDEHGQKIEEAAKKHGIKTIEYANSISEKFRDTWREYDIDYDKFIRTTYFEHILSVQKAFEIMYDRGDIYKGAYEGMYCVGCESFFTQTQVIDGIYCPDCSGKKETRLVKEESYFFALSKYQDKLLAWYRENPDCIMPSHKRNEVIKFVEQGLQDLSITRISFEWGIKIPLKLRDSKHIIYVWLDALMNYASALGYGLDYNNAKEQLSYKMEQNPCLESKMEYFNNTTHIVGKDILRFHAIYWPAFLMSLDLPLPKHILVHGWWTIDGVKMSKSIGNVIHPLDIKNAYPTDIFRYFLLREVPFGQDGDFSQIALINRNNGELSNDLGNLLNRLIGMSEKYFQFDLSKSYDENAYVSQKEEISRIINQSLAYMDSMQPHKFLESVWELFYLANTMITQIAPWELIKQEKSIECKAFLNLIANILAKAALLLYPILPNSCKEISRALNISIDSKQFDTLIIKQGYIQDFMIQKVCALFPKIEEPRMKTMHQPFVENKPQKEKDSIHKPCINDTINIDYFQQIVIKVGTIIAAEKLPKSKKLLKLQVDLGEEKPRQIIAGIAEFYDTENLIGTQACVLANLAPAKLMGEISQGMILACKDENGLSLLRTEHARVNGSRIS, translated from the coding sequence ATGAAGAAATTATTAACAACGCCTATTTACTATGTCAATGATGTGCCACACATTGGACATGCTTATACTACCATTCTTGCTGATGTTATGAAAAAATATTGGACTCTTAGGGGCGATGATGTATTTTTCCTTACAGGCACAGATGAGCATGGACAAAAGATAGAGGAAGCGGCAAAAAAGCATGGGATAAAAACGATTGAATATGCAAATTCTATCAGTGAAAAATTCCGCGATACATGGCGTGAATACGACATAGATTATGATAAATTTATCCGCACAACTTATTTTGAGCATATTCTATCCGTGCAAAAAGCCTTTGAGATTATGTATGATAGGGGGGATATTTATAAGGGGGCTTATGAGGGTATGTATTGCGTTGGCTGTGAGAGCTTTTTCACGCAAACACAAGTCATAGATGGAATCTACTGCCCTGATTGTAGTGGTAAGAAAGAAACTCGCCTTGTCAAAGAAGAGAGTTATTTTTTCGCCCTATCAAAGTATCAAGACAAACTTTTAGCATGGTATAGAGAGAATCCAGACTGCATTATGCCTTCACACAAAAGAAATGAGGTTATAAAATTTGTAGAGCAAGGCTTACAAGATTTATCCATTACTCGCATAAGCTTTGAATGGGGGATTAAGATTCCATTAAAATTGCGTGATAGTAAGCATATCATTTATGTATGGCTTGATGCGTTGATGAACTATGCTAGTGCGCTTGGCTATGGATTAGACTACAATAATGCGAAAGAGCAGCTAAGCTATAAAATGGAGCAAAATCCATGTTTAGAATCTAAAATGGAATACTTTAATAACACAACGCATATTGTAGGTAAGGATATATTGCGATTTCATGCGATATATTGGCCTGCATTTCTTATGAGTTTAGATTTACCACTGCCAAAGCACATTTTAGTGCATGGCTGGTGGACTATCGATGGTGTGAAAATGAGTAAAAGTATTGGCAATGTAATCCACCCGCTTGATATTAAAAACGCTTATCCTACCGATATATTCCGCTACTTTTTATTACGCGAAGTGCCGTTTGGTCAGGATGGCGACTTCTCACAAATAGCCCTTATAAATCGCAATAATGGGGAGTTAAGCAATGATTTAGGGAATCTGTTAAATAGGCTTATTGGCATGAGTGAAAAATATTTCCAGTTTGATTTAAGTAAAAGTTATGATGAAAACGCATATGTTTCACAAAAAGAAGAGATTTCTCGCATTATTAATCAAAGTTTAGCCTATATGGATTCTATGCAACCGCATAAGTTTTTAGAGTCTGTATGGGAACTTTTCTATCTAGCAAATACTATGATTACACAAATTGCTCCTTGGGAACTTATAAAGCAAGAAAAAAGTATAGAATGTAAAGCCTTTTTGAATCTTATTGCAAATATCCTTGCAAAAGCAGCCTTACTTCTTTATCCAATACTGCCTAATTCATGCAAAGAGATAAGCAGGGCATTAAATATCAGCATAGATTCTAAGCAGTTTGATACACTGATAATAAAGCAAGGATACATACAAGATTTTATGATACAAAAAGTTTGTGCGCTTTTTCCAAAGATAGAAGAACCACGCATGAAGACAATGCACCAACCTTTTGTAGAAAATAAACCACAAAAAGAAAAAGATTCTATCCATAAGCCATGCATAAACGATACGATTAATATTGACTATTTTCAGCAAATAGTCATTAAAGTCGGCACAATTATTGCCGCAGAAAAACTCCCAAAAAGCAAAAAACTTTTAAAATTGCAAGTTGATTTAGGCGAAGAAAAACCGCGTCAAATCATCGCAGGTATTGCTGAATTTTATGATACAGAGAATCTCATTGGCACACAAGCATGTGTATTAGCAAACTTAGCCCCAGCAAAGCTTATGGGTGAAATCAGTCAAGGCATGATTCTAGCATGTAAAGATGAAAATGGGTTAAGCCTTTTACGCACAGAACATGCAAGAGTGAATGGCTCAAGAATCAGTTAA
- a CDS encoding rhodanese-like domain-containing protein has product MQEYGKRNKSLAKAVYIEEANLDDYIMVDMRDEEEVCAARIKGVPNIKETHALFNLAKDNPDKKILIHCKRGGRASAMGSRLVRLGCDNVYFFDDTFARFYEKFEIVGISKDCLRDLQ; this is encoded by the coding sequence ATGCAAGAGTATGGTAAGAGAAATAAAAGTCTTGCAAAGGCGGTTTATATTGAAGAAGCAAATCTAGATGATTATATTATGGTTGATATGCGAGATGAAGAGGAAGTATGTGCAGCACGCATTAAAGGTGTCCCAAATATTAAAGAAACCCATGCCCTTTTCAACCTTGCTAAAGACAATCCAGACAAAAAGATACTCATACATTGTAAAAGAGGGGGCAGGGCGTCTGCTATGGGGAGCAGGCTTGTAAGGCTTGGTTGCGATAATGTCTACTTTTTTGATGATACCTTTGCTAGATTCTATGAAAAGTTTGAGATTGTAGGTATCTCAAAAGATTGCTTAAGAGATTTACAATAA
- a CDS encoding S41 family peptidase produces MKNLNFYILSGFISSALLVGGFGILQAQNIADHTQMQIAQSTPNTQTPPKKKLTQAERDRALQKFMAAVNLVESSYVSDVDTNEIIEKAISGMLSNLDAHSAYLPQKDYEDLRTKTSGSFSGIGITVGMKDGALTIIAPLDDTPAKKVGLKSGDIILKIDDNPTLDMKIDQAVSLMKGKKGTKVTLTIIRKGETKPLKFEIKRDDVKVRSTLVSKIEETNYAYVRVATFDQHVTREVKKGLKDLGKFEGIVLDLRGNPGGLLDQAIGLVSLFVKDGVVVSERGKIENVELKTSGKAEFLHEPLVVLVNGGSASASEIVAGALQDYKRAVVVGESTFGKGSVQKIFPFGREAKEAMKLTIAKYYLPTGRSIQAVGITPDLVVAETEVPLSDENQLEFKEADLKRHLKNELLQEEKKNNSKADSKDSESKDITQSMVMKDMQLKSAIDVLKTWAVIKGTAK; encoded by the coding sequence ATGAAAAATCTTAATTTTTATATTTTATCAGGGTTTATATCATCGGCTTTGCTTGTAGGTGGCTTTGGAATCTTACAAGCACAAAATATTGCAGACCACACACAAATGCAAATCGCACAAAGCACACCCAACACACAAACACCGCCAAAGAAAAAGCTAACACAGGCAGAAAGAGATAGGGCGTTACAAAAGTTCATGGCAGCAGTGAATCTTGTTGAAAGTAGCTATGTCAGCGATGTGGATACAAATGAGATTATTGAGAAAGCAATCTCTGGCATGTTAAGCAATCTTGACGCACATTCTGCGTATTTACCGCAAAAAGATTATGAGGACTTACGCACAAAAACAAGCGGTAGTTTTAGCGGTATAGGCATAACCGTTGGCATGAAAGATGGGGCATTAACGATTATCGCACCACTTGATGACACACCTGCTAAAAAAGTCGGCTTAAAAAGCGGGGATATTATCCTAAAAATTGATGATAACCCAACACTTGATATGAAAATAGACCAAGCCGTATCGCTTATGAAAGGCAAAAAAGGCACAAAAGTAACACTTACAATCATAAGAAAAGGCGAAACAAAGCCGCTAAAATTTGAGATTAAGCGAGATGATGTCAAAGTCCGATCTACTTTGGTAAGTAAGATTGAAGAGACAAATTACGCTTATGTTCGCGTTGCGACATTCGATCAGCATGTAACGCGTGAAGTGAAAAAGGGCTTAAAGGATCTTGGCAAATTTGAAGGCATTGTGCTTGATTTGCGTGGGAATCCGGGCGGATTGCTAGATCAAGCTATCGGGCTTGTAAGCCTTTTTGTAAAAGATGGCGTGGTTGTGAGTGAGCGAGGTAAAATAGAGAATGTCGAGCTTAAGACTTCAGGCAAGGCAGAGTTTTTACATGAGCCTCTTGTGGTGCTTGTAAATGGTGGTAGTGCATCTGCGAGTGAGATTGTAGCGGGAGCATTGCAGGATTATAAAAGGGCAGTTGTTGTGGGAGAAAGCACATTTGGCAAAGGAAGTGTGCAAAAGATTTTTCCATTTGGCAGAGAAGCTAAAGAGGCAATGAAGCTTACCATAGCAAAGTATTATTTACCAACAGGCAGAAGCATACAGGCAGTAGGCATTACCCCAGATCTTGTTGTGGCAGAAACTGAAGTGCCTCTAAGTGATGAGAATCAGCTTGAGTTTAAAGAAGCCGATTTAAAACGACATTTAAAAAATGAATTATTACAAGAAGAAAAGAAGAATAACTCAAAAGCAGATTCTAAAGATTCTGAAAGCAAAGATATTACACAAAGCATGGTTATGAAAGACATGCAGCTAAAAAGTGCTATCGATGTGCTAAAAACTTGGGCAGTTATTAAGGGCACAGCAAAGTAG